A single genomic interval of Corallococcus macrosporus harbors:
- a CDS encoding PhnD/SsuA/transferrin family substrate-binding protein, whose translation MKTPSLVARGSLLLAAVLFAVAVARPASAAPKKATLGVFLATTLSDGQERFQYAEALAQKLEASLGRPVGAKSFGRYEDFSKAVGEGQIDFAVVDGWAAVQLGAKAQAVAYAPRSGETQQRWAIISTQKGTVKDLAGKRMALVKGAGPADPKFVSHVVLGGDLDAQKHFKLVPVPNVESAVKMLEAKGAEAALVPVTHVPRDVRVLFKSARVPGAVLVDLKGGADALSQALSSVGVVAPFDAFARIQGREFEDFRKLVTQGPPRRQPVLADAPDLRVESSVLVQAESLGPALPPFADDLAVSAEQPDD comes from the coding sequence GTGAAGACGCCATCCCTTGTCGCGCGGGGGAGCCTCCTGCTCGCCGCCGTGCTGTTCGCCGTCGCCGTTGCCCGTCCCGCGTCCGCCGCGCCGAAGAAGGCGACGCTGGGCGTGTTCCTCGCCACCACGCTGTCGGACGGCCAGGAGCGCTTCCAGTACGCGGAGGCCCTGGCCCAGAAGCTGGAGGCCAGCCTGGGCCGCCCCGTGGGCGCCAAGAGCTTCGGCCGCTACGAGGACTTCTCCAAGGCGGTGGGGGAGGGGCAGATCGACTTCGCCGTGGTGGACGGCTGGGCCGCGGTGCAACTGGGCGCCAAGGCGCAAGCCGTCGCGTACGCGCCGCGCTCCGGTGAGACGCAGCAGCGCTGGGCCATCATCTCCACCCAGAAGGGCACCGTGAAGGACCTCGCCGGCAAGCGCATGGCGCTGGTGAAGGGCGCGGGCCCCGCGGATCCGAAGTTCGTCTCCCACGTCGTGCTGGGCGGCGACCTGGATGCCCAGAAGCACTTCAAGCTGGTGCCGGTGCCCAACGTGGAGTCGGCGGTGAAGATGCTGGAGGCCAAGGGCGCGGAGGCCGCGCTCGTGCCGGTGACGCACGTGCCCAGGGACGTGCGCGTGCTCTTCAAGAGCGCCCGGGTGCCGGGCGCCGTGCTGGTGGACCTGAAGGGCGGGGCGGACGCGTTGTCCCAGGCCCTGTCCTCCGTGGGTGTGGTCGCCCCGTTCGACGCCTTCGCCCGCATCCAGGGCCGCGAGTTCGAGGACTTCCGCAAGCTCGTCACCCAGGGCCCCCCGCGCCGCCAGCCCGTCCTCGCGGACGCACCCGACCTGCGGGTGGAGTCGTCCGTGCTCGTGCAGGCGGAGTCGCTGGGTCCCGCGCTGCCCCCGTTCGCGGACGACCTGGCCGTGTCCGCGGAACAGCCGGATGACTGA